TTGTTTCGCgacacatcacttaaataccctcgcgtcagttttttttgtgtgtgtttgtccagcccatgcactctgcagatccatggggaaacacaaaaataaccccccCTACtacagtgaagacaactgcagagccaatcatgaacaagcaaatgacatctgctccacatacacacttgctctaaagtactaaataaaaagaacagacactgccataaatagtagactgagtgacaggtttattgagaattgaaaaaaaaaacgcatcgtcgcaccattttagacaaacctGTCCTGACCAGGAACaaatttttttcttggcctaatGTTGGGTTAAATTTAGGTTATGCATAATTATAATAACTATGTGATTACATATTAAGTGTATTTAGTATCCTAGATAAAGAGAATACCAGGGTTAAAGGTCAGGTTTGCTGCTAAATGTAAAATTGACTTTGtgatatgtattttgaaatattaaactttttaaaactttttttttacattcagtgTATAAACATTGACAACCATAGAGGATGAATGAAGTGACtaaatttttttacattcaatgTATAAACATTAAGAGCCATAGAGGATGAATGAAGTGACtaaatttttttacattcagtGTATAAACATTAAGAGCCATAGAGGATGAATGAAGTGACtaaatttttttacattcagtGTATAAACATAAAGAGCCATAGAGGATGAATGAAGTGACtaaatttttttacattcagtGTATAAACATAAAGAGCCGTAGAGGATGAATGAAGTGACtaaatttttttacattcagtGTATAAACATAAAGAGCCATAGAGGATGAATGAAGTGACtaaatttttttacattcagtGTATAAACATTAAGAGCCGTAGAGGGTGAATGAAGTGACtaaatttttttacattcagtGTATAAACATAAAGAGCCGTAGAGGATGAATGAAGTGACtaaatttttttacattcagtGTGTAAACATTAAGAGCCATAGAGGATGAATGAAGTGACTAATTTTGATGTATTCCTGTGACCAgttaattgttttcatttattttaggTAACTTGGTGGCGTAATGATGAACTTATTGACTCCTCATATTCCACTGATGGTAACAAAGCAATAAATCCTCTAGTACTAACTACCACCTATATTGATGACCAAGCTAAATTTATTTGCCGAGCCAAAACTAGAGTCATAGCCGTCCCAATGGAAGCAACTACTACCCTCACTGTCAACTGTAAGTTTTAGATTACTGTTAACTCTTGATATTGATCCACTATATGAAAATTCATGTTTGACCTTGTCTCTCCATCTGGGGTGTAGCTTGAGCAGAGgttgtgtaaatgtggtgagtccGTGATGAATtaagtgacacctttgacttaattcacccGATGATCTCTCCCCAGGGTTTGTAAAGTGGTACTGcatctcgtactacccctgcaGGACAGAGATCATGTGGTgtttaggtgggtcacaggttgggtaaaggtgggtataTTAGAATTTTCGTTTATTGATGATTTCAGCTAAATTGCAGATTTCAGTTTGGTTCCCATTGTTTACTATTGATATCTGTATACATGACTAGAATCTATGTTGGCCAGTGAATACAATTTGGAGCACTTCCTTATCACTGTTCTATGTTTGTTGCCAATATATAGGACTGTGATAATGCGATCTTACTTAGCACTGAGTTAAGAGTTGGAAAGCCAAGTCACAATACTTGGTCCAACATATGACATTTAGGTGTAAAGGGGCCTTTGTCATTGCGATTcttctagtgactcatagtgacttACCCTTAGGTTAGTAGTActttccgactgaatgaagaaaaatattgcagaATAGCATAATTAttccagcaccagtaatatcaaagaaaaatcggagaaagtaatagcaattttgagcattttatGTCATATTCGAACACAGCAGAGCCAGTGGTGTAAAGacgtgttgttgtgacatagaatgaccagagtatatattccatatttttttgttcaacttggctaaTGCACGGTATAAtacaaacacagcagaacacgGTGACATAttagacacacattgttgtgacatagaaagaccagagtatatattccatattttttgttgaacttggattatgcatggtataatacgaacacagcagaacacggttacatattacaatgtagacacacattgtcgtgacatagaaagaccagagtatatattccatattttttgttcaacttggatCATGCATGGTGTAATTATATTTACTCTCTTGTCTTATTATTTCATTCCTTCCTCAGTTGGTCCAGAGTACGTCAATATCACTGGCTCTGAAAAGGCTATAAATGTCGGAGATGAAGTTACACTGACGTGTAGCACAGCACGCAGTAATCCTGCCGCCAGTATAACATGGTTCTCAGGAGGACTTAGAATTATGACACATGAAGATGTGGTGACTACAGACCCTAACGGCGGCTACATCACATCACAGAATGTTACAGTCCGACTAACTGATGAAACAGACAGAATAGTTTATATGTGCCAAGCTACAAATTCGGTACTAAGAAACACAGTGACAGCCACACAAAGTGTTAGTGTTCAATGTAAGTAGTCTTTGTCTATATAGTCTTGTGGTAAAAGTGTGTGTCATACAGAGTGTTTGTCAAGTTTTGTACATTACACAGTATGGTGTTAAAGtgtctagtactatgttcaGTGTTTGTCAAGTTTTGTACATGACACATTATTGTGTTAGTGTCTAGTCCTATGGACAGAGTGTTTGCCAAGTTTTGTACATGACACATTATTGTGTTAAAGTGTCTAGTACTATGTACAGAGTGTGTGTCAAGTTTTGTACATTACACAGTATTGTATTAAAGTGTCTAGTCCTATGTATAGAGTGTTTGCCAAGTTTTGTACATGGCACAGTATTGTGTTAAAGTGTCTCGTCCTATGTACAGAGTGTTTGTCAAGTTTTGTACATTACACAGTATTGTGTTAAAGTGTCTAGTACTATGTACAGAGTGTTTGTCAAGTGTTGTACATTACAGAGTATTGTGTTAAAGATTCTAGTCCTATGTACAGAGTGTATGTCAAGTGTTGTACATTACACAGTATGGTGTTAAAGTGTCTAGTCCTATGTACAGAGTGTTTGCCAAGTTTTGTACATGGCACAGTATTGTGTTAAAGTGTCTAGTCCTATGTACAGAGTGTTTGTCAAGTTTTGTACATGACACATTATTGTGTTAAAGTGTCTAGTACTATGTACAGAGTGTATGTCAAGTTTTGTACATGACACATTATTGTGTTAAAGTGTCTAGTCCTATGTACAGAGTGTTTGCCAAGTTTTGTACATGACACAGTATTGTATTAAAGTGTCTAATACTATGTATAGAGTGTTTGTCAAGTTTTGTACATGACACAGTATTGTGTTAAAGTGTCTAGTCCTATGTACAGAGTGTATGTCAAGTTTTGTACATATTACACAGTTCGGTGTTAAAGTGTCTAGTATtgtgaccaaaaatgttcatcagcttggtagatcaaatgatttacatagGTTATAATACACAAGCAATTCGTTTTAGCATTGAGCTCTCGATCTGTCTTTTTTTGATGATCCTGtccagaatgacaaattccagttagagctgaccactaggtggcggtataatCCCTATCTATGTCAACAGACTTAGTTTAATTGTCAAGTTTTGTACAAGACACAATACATGACATATTGTGACAGCAAAAGTTTCAGATTTTAATTTCCAAGCCGCATTAGGGgaagaaaaaataattgtgtgttgttttttatcttttcagttgtttttatttatgaaaaatattgattCAACCCAACccaccaaaacaaacaaaatgttggtcagaataccccttctgatgaactatgtacagacatcactggggaaacgAAAACCAGAgacatacatgaaggtcaagaaggcAAAGAATATCTTTGTTTTAAaggtttaaaaaatgtttagagtcTGAGGCTTAAACTAGAGTCGGTCAGGTTATTGGAAATAATTCtatttatttggccttataaaatatacatgtgtcATATCCTTGTCTTTCTTTATCAGATCCACCAGAGGCTCCAACTATATCAGGCTATGGTGGTAATGACATTGCTAAAGCTGGTAATCTTCTCAGTATGATGTGTGCATCATTTGGTGGTAATCCTCTTGCTACGCTGGTATGGAAGAAGAACGGAGTAGCATTAGAAGATGGAAACTATAAAACCCAGGGTAACACAGCCACAAGTCAACTCAGTATCATTACAGAGCAGAGTGATAATGGAGCAATATATTCCTGTGATGCTAGTAACCCAGCAACTCCTAAACCTTTGTCTTGTAACGTGACACTGGTTGTACATTGTGAGTATATATATGGTGATAATcgtgtggagtcatgatggtcgaatggttagagtagctctcttggaatctgcaggttgcaggttcgaaccctgtcactgccatttgtttctgagtcactaaagtccttgggcaagatttgaaccatgattgtgcctcaatcaacccagctgtataattggggacctggtaggatagaggttgcaatgtgaatgctttaatcctatgcacttataaaggctgcaatggattgaatgctccccagggagttgaggaagtataaagggccgttgtgccaccatagatccgtgccaggggtaataattgtaaagcactttgagcaccgAGTGGGAAAACACTAtgtaaaaaccaacattattattattataatataaaaagacattagtGTACCGGTATGTATTTATTGTGACTATACCTTACTTTTCAAGACTTAGTGTCTGAAACCTCATTTGCACACAGAAACAATAAACTGATAGATTTGGCACTGATGATAGCAGTATATAGATGATAGGGCATCTCAATTATTCGCATACCCTGAATTCCCTACCGCAATGTACTGCGGGTgatgaaagtgacattttggTGACTCACTAGATCTCAACTAAAGCATCGAGGACAAAATCAACCTTGCCTACATTGATGTCATTAATTTGTAGCATTGTTAAAGGAAACTAACatgttatatataatttttttttttttaattttatttttccttcttttgtttttttccttaTTGATCAACTAACTTTGCCAAACTCTGTATATGGTAGACTAATTAgtttttgaagaagaaaaaaattaccaCCAAATATTTGACTTTTGTATTGCAGTTCCACCTGCTTCAGTTTCTCTGCGCACTATTCCAGAACATACCAAGGAAGGTCAGCAAGCTGTTATAGAATGTGTATCAGCTAGCAGTAACCCAGCATCTGACGTAACCTGGTTTAGAGACGGTATAGAAGTCATTGGTAAGTATCATATTGACTAGCAGTAACCCAGCATCTGACGTAACATGGTTTAGAGACGGTATAGAAGTCATTGGTAAGTATCATATTGACTAGCAGTAACCCAGCATCTGACGTAACCTGGTTTAGAGACGGTATAGAAGTCATTGGTAAGTACCACATTGACTAGCAGTAACCCAGCATCTGACGTAACCTAGTTTAGAGACGGTATAGAAGTCATTGGTAAGTACCACATTGACTAGCAGTAACCCAGCATCTGACGTAACCTGGTTTAGAGACGGTATAGAAGTCATTGGTAAGTACCACATTGACTAGCAGTAACCCAGTATCTGACGTAACATGGTTTAGAGACGGTATAGAAGTCATTGGTAAGTATCACATTGACTAGCAGTAACCCAGTATCTGACGTAACCTGGTTTAGAGACGGTATAGAAGTCATTGGTAAGTATCATATTGACTAGCAGTAACCCAGTATCTGACGTAACCTGGTTTAGAGATGGTATAGAAGTCATTGGTAAGTATCATATTGACTAGCAGTAACCCAGTATCTGACATAACATGGTTTAGAGACGGTATAGAAGTCATTGGTAAGTATCACATTGACTAGCAGTAACCCAGTATCTGACATAACATGGTTTAGAGACGGTATAGAAGTCATTAGTAAGTATCATATTGACTAGCAGTAACCCAGCATCTGACATAACATGGTTTAGAGACGGTATAGAAGTCATTGGTAAGTACCACATTGACTAGCAGTAACCCAGTATCTAATCCTATCTAATATAAGGTAACCTCATCTAATCTAACTTAAGTGCTAATTCTTGCATGGTTGACAATGAAGTATAGTGAGACCTTGCCAGGTATTGATGATAGAGAGATAAGTGTTATCTAATCTTTAATATTTAAgtgataaattattttttgacaGGCCTGGTATACATAGTCAAACCTTGACAGGCATTGATGGTGAAGAGgtcaatctaatctaatctaatctaatctaatctaatctaatctaatctaaccCAAAGTGataaattgtattatttattgaCAGGTGAATATAATCAAACATTAGCAGGCATTGATGGTGGAGAGgtcaatctaatctaatctaatctaatctaaagtgatatattgtattatttattgaCAGGTGAATATAATCAAACCTTAGCAGGCATTGATGGTGGCAGGTGAATATAATCAAACCTTAGCAGGCATTGATGGTGGAGAGGTCACCATAAGTCATTTGAAAATAGCTGAGGTTACAGCTGATGATGGCGGTAAAAGTTTCCAATGTAGAGCCACTAATCCTATACTTGATGAGAGTACCAATGATGCCGTCTTTCTAGATGTCAAATGTAAGttacttctctctctctctctctctctctctctctctctctctctctctctctctctctctctctctctctctctctctctctctctctctctctctctctctctctctctctctctctctctctctcccccccccccccccgagtatTTAAAGTATCTGAAATAATTATCACAACTCAGGGCTTGAAATAGTGAAAAATAAATGTCTTGCCAACAAGACAAATAGAAATTAGAAACACTTGTCAAAATCAGAAAGTTCTTGTCCacaaagtaaatttgtttttggTAAATGTTATTGACATGTCCCTTTTGATAGGTCTTGGTCAGCAAAGGAGTTGCCACAACCTTACTTCAAGTTTGATTAAACTCAGGAAATGTAGGCAGACTGATTGTTTGTATTGAAACGAGCtgtgtaaattaaaaaattggGATTTTAAAGCATTTCTCTTATGTGTGTTTCATATTTTCAGATGCTCCTGTCTTTATGTCAGCTGGAGATCAGACACTCgacacaaatgaaattattgGTGATTTCCGAATAGAGGTGTCTGCAAGAGCCAACCCAAATGTGATTACCTATGTATGGTTTAGAAATGGACAGCCTATTGACATAGCCCTCAATTCCAAGTACACCCTGGCCACTGATTCTGGCACTTTGATTATACATAATATCACTAAAGATGAGGCTGGCAAGTATATGTGTCAAGCTACAAATGAAGAAGGAATAAAGAACATCACGAATACTGTGAACGTATGGTGTAAGTAATGTTCggcaatacaaaaaaaaagaattgtttctggtcaggacagttggtctgaaagtggtgtgacgacacaatattttatattttttttaaattctcaataaacctgtcactcaatctactatttatggttgttacttttctttttatttagtactttagagcaagtgtgtatgtgaggcagatgtcatttgcttgttcatgattgcctctgcagttgtcttcactgaagtagggagggttatttttgtgtttctcgtccagatctgcagactacatgggctggacaaacatcaaaaaaaaagacagatgtgagggtatttaagtgaagCGCACGcagaccagaaacaattctctcttttttggccTCATTTTCAACCTTTTTTTTGAGAAAGAATCATATATTATCTGGTAGAGTGCACAATATGCCTAAAAATCTAAGTTATTCGATTCATGTCTCtgaaaaaatttgcatataacatgTTGTTCGTGCTCCttgtgaaataattaaataaaagttGGATTCACCATCTTTTCTTTTTAGAATAGATTATATGGTAAAAAAAACGTAACTTTATTACAACCGTTTAGAAAATGACCGTTGTATTTGGGTATATAAATTTAATaaagatatttaaaaaacaatacagtgaaataggctaatgttataagTATATTCTGTACATATATTGTCACACTATCATTTTCTATCCATTTCAGTTTCACCTAGTATAGACACACCAGACCAACAGATTGTAAGTATGGGTAAAGCCAGTCCTTTAATATGCAAAGCAAAAGCCAATCCCATGCCAGCTGGTTTCATTCACTGGAGTAGAGAAGGCTACAACATCAGCAAGTACAAACAGATATATACGGATGGGATGAGTACCCTTGAGTTAACCGACATCACCAAAAGTAGTGCTGGACCTTATGTATGTCACGCAGACAATGGTATTGCACCTAAAGCTACCAAAATTGTACAAGTAATAGTACAGTGTAAGTTTATTATCTTTAACTTGTTTCCAATTGTACGTATTTTAGACTCCATTGTTCAGTTTTCAAATTTACTCATTTTGAATCTTGAGGTACATCAGAAAGgttatttagatgttattccccaaaatttgtcttcgttcaggcaaggaaaatatgagaGACGTAAGGGTCTAGTTGGCATTGTCGatatgagttgctagatgagtgGTGacacccttaggtcacgagtatttccCGGCTGCATGAActaaaatatttgggaataatataagtATACCTTCTCAAgaataaatgatgaaaaatcaggaaaataATAGTGACTTGGAACATTTTggctcatatttcgaacactgcaaaatcagtgacgtagacactGGTTGTCCTGACGTAGAATGACctgggtatataatccatattttctgttcaaagacaataacttggcttgagcatgctataaattcaaattttacagtATTGTTCATTTTCTTCATAGATGCacccaaaatacaaaaatcttcCGAAATAGAAAAAGTGGCGTCTACAGCCGGGAAAAATGCCATTCTAGTATGTGAAGCAGAAGGTGCTCCTGAAGTGAGATTCCAATGGTTCAGACATGGTATCGAATTCGACAGCAgtaaagacagacatacaataGCATTATATCATAAAACGTACTCCGTAAACTACGAAAGTCGTCTTACAATTGTCGATATCAACGAAGCCGAAGATTTcggtatgtacatgtgtaaggCATCCAATGACCTAGGTGCTGACAGCTGGAACATTAGACTTGAAAGAATAGGTAAGGAACAATCGCACACAATGTCACACCagctcaataagcaaacttcGTTTGTTtagggggtctggcgtcaatgcgattgctgaactccattttcacacttctaaccaaatttcgacgaactccttcaatgataacaacttttaaatttactaccgagatgttgataagttgataaaaatttacttctaatgtaaGATATGGTGCTGGATTTCTtactattttaatgtgtttacaatcatgtttttacattacatagatcatagtggtgtgactgccaCATTTTTTTCATAGTTTACATCAAATATAAACGTtggatgtcacacttgtgaacattcgttATGGGGAAGGAgttttgacctaaacgaatGATTTatgtttgttgagcttgtgcgacattgtgcaatcgtacCAAGTACACTTTTGTCaactttatatatttttttcttcaaaatcttcatatattaatgatttatttaaagtggccataagaatttggtatttatttaggatttttaatttataaaacaattttattatgggcTTCCTACTTGAAGAATTAGTGTGAAACAATATAAACCAAGTCTGtgattgtaactcaatacattgcaaaaaatctttaaaaaatgtgtaaaaagtttgttattgtacgtacaataatgcaaatacaaaacaaagtaGTAGTGACAACAAAGACAAGTCTGAACTGGTCACCAGTTTTGCAAGAATGAtgaaaacaatcaaaataataacaaaacgtCCTCGCTATAAAAACTGACGTAAATTTTAAGGAATCCAAATACAAACAGTGTATAATGCCTCTCAGGAACTTCTTTCGTGATAACACTGGAATTTTGCGAACAGCGTTTATTGACAACACCTGACAGTTGAACAAACTTTTTGcccacaaaacaaacaaatttcattttgtttatatttatgcAAAAGGGCGTATTTCATAATTGGAAAAAACGTACAAATATCAGATTAATCAGTTATCTCTAAGGCAACAAAACTTTGGATTTTGGTATTTATATTTCACAGTGTAGTAGATTTAGGTATACACAGAAACTAAATCAAGAGAAAAGAGAATTTTACATGATATGCTACCTTGTAGAATAGAAATTGCTCCTTGTCTCCATTTTCGTAAGTATAATAACGTCCAAATGATTCGGACGGAAGCTTTGTACTCGCTTAATAAACAGATTCCAAATAGTATCTGCTTATTTCATAATATATGCTAGCATTGTTATTTTGCTCTGTTTGTGTTTTTCCGGCCTGCCTGGTAAGTTTTGGAGAAATTCAAGAACAGCAAAAAAAGTATGTAATTAATGGA
This is a stretch of genomic DNA from Glandiceps talaboti chromosome 9, keGlaTala1.1, whole genome shotgun sequence. It encodes these proteins:
- the LOC144439886 gene encoding nephrin-like; the protein is MNCTVQNKAGILQWSIDSFGLGDSRDLPGYSRYQMVGNEAAGEAFLEIQNVQLSDDAMYVCQVSAMLGSPAIASSPAHLDVLVAPDAPVIDGFENNGAVSILPPDTVVLTCRSNNGKPAASIRWLQNGEPLNYEVPVYSVEEGDGKRQNAVSTLTLQPEKEHNGKIYTCVVEHTALMGTTLSTSVTLSVLFAPDPPEITGYTEGRIIRAGDEVVLTCTAEDGNPLADVTWWRNDELIDSSYSTDGNKAINPLVLTTTYIDDQAKFICRAKTRVIAVPMEATTTLTVNFGPEYVNITGSEKAINVGDEVTLTCSTARSNPAASITWFSGGLRIMTHEDVVTTDPNGGYITSQNVTVRLTDETDRIVYMCQATNSVLRNTVTATQSVSVQYPPEAPTISGYGGNDIAKAGNLLSMMCASFGGNPLATLVWKKNGVALEDGNYKTQGNTATSQLSIITEQSDNGAIYSCDASNPATPKPLSCNVTLVVHFPPASVSLRTIPEHTKEGQQAVIECVSASSNPASDVTWFRDGIEVIGEYNQTLAGIDGGEVTISHLKIAEVTADDGGKSFQCRATNPILDESTNDAVFLDVKYAPVFMSAGDQTLDTNEIIGDFRIEVSARANPNVITYVWFRNGQPIDIALNSKYTLATDSGTLIIHNITKDEAGKYMCQATNEEGIKNITNTVNVWFSPSIDTPDQQIVSMGKASPLICKAKANPMPAGFIHWSREGYNISKYKQIYTDGMSTLELTDITKSSAGPYVCHADNGIAPKATKIVQVIVQYAPKIQKSSEIEKVASTAGKNAILVCEAEGAPEVRFQWFRHGIEFDSSKDRHTIALYHKTYSVNYESRLTIVDINEAEDFGMYMCKASNDLGADSWNIRLERIDVPDAVRDLREVSTNEDSVTLMWKPGFNGGLPQSFEIRYNEMGAKNYLHLDVSPPNATVYTVTQLKDNTKYDFNIRAFNDRGRGPYGTNLIRVTTHVVHVGGIPFYVIIIVIFVFAACIILNIFLVFCYLRKRKRKKTAATVAKNTTIAAPRENIELYKPPAQPNNYTDPPGIGNYDDIQSYDSEYDRRSYDYPPRGPDGGSGFYNEGYHYGRSGPASYDSWDMEDPYHPGPLPPVPEDRYEVDDPTLSEEEEYAATLRRKQAELTRPRTPTPSSVPGSGIYTSLPRDIESDHDIGDAHFV